One Capsicum annuum cultivar UCD-10X-F1 chromosome 2, UCD10Xv1.1, whole genome shotgun sequence genomic window carries:
- the LOC107861343 gene encoding zinc finger CCCH domain-containing protein 14 isoform X1, whose protein sequence is MQNENPNPDGVNTSTVDAATVFSDTASPHLADNPFLSPTSTHQFDSSEFIPNFYSTFSRSSNSPSLTSFDDMDDLVSDRRFNQASYILEYQQLYNRYTLCLAHLQESIKEVEALHQENESLRLVNTDLDRRLSLLTQATIQNCLLSDFNRFGMGVNRDAQISDSRPPNIRQGIVEPKRPERRNTERVSLPKSISVRSSGYLKLKAQDGNNGGPSQAKAKQKSAAPPLTESQQRVYVPGGKKTEEAIEFDVYNQGMLKTELCNKWQETGTCPYGENCQFAHGITELRPVIRHPRYKTEVCRMVLAGDMCPYGHRCHFRHSLTEEERRTGPGLF, encoded by the exons ATGCAGAACGAGAATCCGAATCCTGATGGCGTCAACACCAGCACCGTCGATGCAGCTACAGTTTTCTCTGATACAGCTTCACCACACTTGGCTGACAATCCGTTTCTCTCACCTACCTCAACTCACCAGTTCGATTCCTCTGAATTCATCCCCAATTTCTACTCAACTTTCTCTCGCAGCTCAAATTCCCCTTCCTTAACCTCCTTTGACGATATGGATGACCTCGTCTCCGATCGCCGCTTCAACCAAGCTAGCTACATTCTCGAGTACCAGCAACTCTACAATCGGTACACTCTTTGCCTCGCACATCTGCAGGAATCTATCAAAGAAGTTGAAGCTCTTCACCAGGAGAATGAATCTCTCCGGCTTGTTAACACTGATTTGGATCGTCGCTTGAGTCTTCTCACGCAGGCGACTATACAGAACTGTCTTCTCTCTGATTTCAATCGTTTTGGTATGGGAGTCAACCGTGATGCTCAAATCTCTGATTCCAGACCTCCGAACATCAGGCAGGGGATCGTCGAACCGAAAAGGCCTGAGCGAAGGAACACTGAACGAGTCTCGCTGCCGAAGAGCATTTCTGTACGCTCAAGCGGTTATCTCAAGTTGAAAGCACAAGATGGAAACAATGGAGGTCCCAGCCAGGCAAAAGCTAAGCAAAAATCCGCAGCTCCTCCCCTAACTGAATCT CAGCAAAGAGTGTACGTTCCTGGAGGTAAGAAGACAGAGGAGGCAATAGAGTTTGACGtttacaatcaaggtatgttgaAGACAGAGCTGTGTAACAAATGGCAGGAGACTGGGACTTGTCCTTATGGAGAAAACTGTCAGTTTGCTCACGGTATCACAGAGTTACGCCCAGTGATTAGGCATCCACGCTACAAGACTGAGGTCTGTAGGATGGTTCTAGCAGGTGATATGTGCCCCTATGGTCATCGTTGCCACTTCCGTCACTCTCTCACTGAGGAAGAGCGACGAACAGGTCCAGGTCTTTTCTGA
- the LOC107861343 gene encoding zinc finger CCCH domain-containing protein 14 isoform X2 has protein sequence MQNENPNPDGVNTSTVDAATVFSDTASPHLADNPFLSPTSTHQFDSSEFIPNFYSTFSRSSNSPSLTSFDDMDDLVSDRRFNQASYILEYQQLYNRYTLCLAHLQESIKEVEALHQENESLRLVNTDLDRRLSLLTQATIQNCLLSDFNRFGMGVNRDAQISDSRPPNIRQGIVEPKRPERRNTERVSLPKSISVRSSGYLKLKAQDGNNGGPSQAKAKQKSAAPPLTESQRVYVPGGKKTEEAIEFDVYNQGMLKTELCNKWQETGTCPYGENCQFAHGITELRPVIRHPRYKTEVCRMVLAGDMCPYGHRCHFRHSLTEEERRTGPGLF, from the exons ATGCAGAACGAGAATCCGAATCCTGATGGCGTCAACACCAGCACCGTCGATGCAGCTACAGTTTTCTCTGATACAGCTTCACCACACTTGGCTGACAATCCGTTTCTCTCACCTACCTCAACTCACCAGTTCGATTCCTCTGAATTCATCCCCAATTTCTACTCAACTTTCTCTCGCAGCTCAAATTCCCCTTCCTTAACCTCCTTTGACGATATGGATGACCTCGTCTCCGATCGCCGCTTCAACCAAGCTAGCTACATTCTCGAGTACCAGCAACTCTACAATCGGTACACTCTTTGCCTCGCACATCTGCAGGAATCTATCAAAGAAGTTGAAGCTCTTCACCAGGAGAATGAATCTCTCCGGCTTGTTAACACTGATTTGGATCGTCGCTTGAGTCTTCTCACGCAGGCGACTATACAGAACTGTCTTCTCTCTGATTTCAATCGTTTTGGTATGGGAGTCAACCGTGATGCTCAAATCTCTGATTCCAGACCTCCGAACATCAGGCAGGGGATCGTCGAACCGAAAAGGCCTGAGCGAAGGAACACTGAACGAGTCTCGCTGCCGAAGAGCATTTCTGTACGCTCAAGCGGTTATCTCAAGTTGAAAGCACAAGATGGAAACAATGGAGGTCCCAGCCAGGCAAAAGCTAAGCAAAAATCCGCAGCTCCTCCCCTAACTGAATCT CAAAGAGTGTACGTTCCTGGAGGTAAGAAGACAGAGGAGGCAATAGAGTTTGACGtttacaatcaaggtatgttgaAGACAGAGCTGTGTAACAAATGGCAGGAGACTGGGACTTGTCCTTATGGAGAAAACTGTCAGTTTGCTCACGGTATCACAGAGTTACGCCCAGTGATTAGGCATCCACGCTACAAGACTGAGGTCTGTAGGATGGTTCTAGCAGGTGATATGTGCCCCTATGGTCATCGTTGCCACTTCCGTCACTCTCTCACTGAGGAAGAGCGACGAACAGGTCCAGGTCTTTTCTGA